One genomic window of Salvia miltiorrhiza cultivar Shanhuang (shh) chromosome 4, IMPLAD_Smil_shh, whole genome shotgun sequence includes the following:
- the LOC131020062 gene encoding amino acid transporter AVT6C-like, with protein MDILEILFIYFHFPLLEYSLFFHSTMKLENQEIGVQAPLLPEVEPINGERSNAGASISGAIFNISTGMVGAGIMSIPATFKVLGVIPSFVVILAISYLVEVTVEFLLKYTQSGQCNTYGELMAESFGKTGAVALQVCVVITNLGALIIYLIIIGDVLSGNESDGTVHLGVLQEWFGIHWWNSRAFSLLLVVLFVLLPLLLLRRIDSLRHASAISVLLAAFFVAICSVMAIHALWVGETKTPRLFPDFSGGVSALTLFTTVPVFATAFGCHVNVHPIRAELGRPSDMSSAVRISLVLCVAIYFAVGFFGYLLFGDSIMADMLVNFDKTSDSLIGTILNSTVRLSYAIHLMLVFPVMNYSLRVNVDELFFPKKPVLAAENIRFLSLTSILLALIYFAAIAIPNIWYFFQFMGTTTVMCLMFIFPSSVVLRDVHCMSTTRDKVLAVLVIFLAVGTSLVAIFSNLSDYFGFK; from the exons atggacatattagaaattttatttatatattttcatttcccaCTGCTAGaatattctcttttttttcactCGACGATGAAGCTCGAAAACCAGGAAATCGGAGTTCAAGCTCCGCTGCTCCCGGAAGTCGAGCCAATCAACGGTGAGAGATCGAACGCCGGCGCGTCGATCTCCGGCGCAATCTTCAACATCTCGACCGGGATGGTGGGAGCCGGAATCATGTCGATTCCGGCCACGTTTAAGGTGCTAGGTGTGATTCCTAGCTTCGTGGTAATCCTGGCCATTTCCTATTTAGTGGAGGTGACCGTGGAATTCCTCTTGAAGTACACGCAGTCGGGGCAGTGCAACACCTATGGGGAGCTCATGGCCGAGTCGTTTGGGAAAACGGGAGCAGTTGCGCTTCAAGTTTGTGTCGTCATTACCAATCTTGGCGctttgattatttatttgatcataATTG GAGATGTTCTCTCAGGAAATGAGTCCGATGGAACAGTCCATTTAGGTGTGCTGCAGGAGTGGTTCGGCATCCATTGGTGGAATTCTCGTGCATTCTCGCTGCTTTTGGTTGTGCTTTTCGTCTTACTTCCCTTGCTTCTTCTACGGCGCATAG ATTCACTAAGACATGCCTCTGCTATATCGGTGCTATTAGCAGCGTTCTTTGTCGCCATATGCTCGGTGATGGCAATACACGCGTTGTGGGTCGGGGAAACAAAAACGCCGAGACTATTTCCTGACTTTTCCGGTGGTGTCTCCGCGCTCACTCTTTTCACTACTGTTCCTGTCTTTGCAACTGCCTTTGGATGTCATGTAAATG TGCATCCGATAAGAGCCGAGCTGGGCAGGCCTTCGGATATGAGCTCAGCTGTCCGAATCTCACTCGTACTATGCGTTGCAATATACTTTGCTGTTGGCTTCTTCGGCTACCTGCTTTTTGGTGACTCGATAATGGCAGACATGCTAGTAAACTTCGACAAAACTTCAGATTCTCTCATCGGCACCATTCTCAATAGTACTGTTAGATTGAGTTACGCTATTCACCTCATGCTCGTCTTTCCCGTGATGAACTACTCTTTAAGGGTCAATGTCGACGAACTATTCTTCCCCAAGAAGCCTGTCTTGGCTGCAGAGAACATCAGATTTCTGTCTCTCACGTCTATTTTGCTTGCATTGATATACTTTGCAGCTATTGCTATTCCAAATATATGGTACTTCTTTCAGTTCATGGGGACAACAACGGTCATGTGTCTCATGTTCATTTTCCCAAGCTCAGTTGTTCTCAG AGATGTTCACTGCATGTCCACAACGCGGGATAAGGTCTTGGCAGTGTTGGTGATCTTCTTGGCTGTGGGGACGAGTTTGGTTGCCATTTTCTCGAATTTGTCCGATTATTTCGGCTTCAAATGA